From the genome of Mycetocola spongiae, one region includes:
- a CDS encoding DNA gyrase/topoisomerase IV subunit B has product MTTEYSARNLSVLEGLEAVRKRPGMYIGSTDSRGLMHCLWEIIDNSVDEALAGFGTKIDILLHADGSVEVRDTARGIPVDIEPKTGLSGVEVVFTKLHAGGKFGSGSYAASGGLHGVGASVVNALSERLDVEVDRGGKTWLMSFHRGVPGVFDDSEGVRPGNPFTPFTELTEPALRPIKKVAKAKTGSRVRYWADPQIFTRGADFQMDDLMARARQTAFLIPGLTIVVESDRSIAPVHHEFLFDGGISAFVEHLAPDAGITDVWRLTGTSTFTETVPVLTEGGAMVPTEVERECVVDIALRWGTGYETVMRSFVNIIATPKGGSHQAGFEQGLLRFLRAQIEANSRRLKAGSDKPDKDDVLAGLTAVLTVRLAEPQFEGQTKEILGTPAVRAIVANVVSGALKERFASTKRDDKAQTSLVLEKVVSEMKSRISARTHKETQRRKNALESSSLPAKLVDCRSNDVESSELFIVEGDSALGTAKNARDSEHQALLPIRGKILNVQKSSVADMLSNAECAAIIQVIGAGSGRTFDIEQARYGKVIIMSDADVDGAHIRTLLLTLFFRYMRPMIDAGRVFAAVPPLHRVVQINAGSKPNETIYTYSEAELQEVLASLKAKGKRYQEPIQRYKGLGEMDADQLATTTMERGHRTLRRVRMGDAENASRVFELLMGSEVAPRKDFIVEHSADLSRERIDV; this is encoded by the coding sequence GTGACCACCGAATATTCTGCCCGTAATCTCTCCGTTCTTGAAGGTCTTGAGGCGGTTCGCAAGCGTCCCGGAATGTATATCGGTTCCACCGACTCCCGCGGCCTCATGCACTGCCTCTGGGAGATCATCGATAACTCCGTGGACGAGGCCCTCGCCGGCTTTGGTACCAAGATCGATATTCTGCTGCACGCCGATGGCTCGGTGGAGGTGCGCGATACCGCGCGCGGAATCCCCGTGGATATCGAACCCAAGACGGGCCTGTCCGGCGTGGAGGTGGTTTTCACCAAGCTGCACGCGGGTGGAAAATTCGGCTCGGGCTCCTATGCCGCCTCGGGTGGACTGCACGGCGTGGGCGCCTCGGTGGTGAACGCCCTGAGTGAGCGCCTCGATGTGGAGGTGGATCGCGGCGGGAAAACCTGGCTGATGTCCTTCCACCGCGGCGTGCCCGGTGTCTTTGACGATTCCGAGGGCGTGCGCCCCGGCAATCCGTTCACCCCGTTCACGGAGCTCACCGAGCCCGCGCTGCGCCCGATCAAAAAGGTGGCCAAGGCCAAGACCGGTTCGCGCGTACGCTATTGGGCCGATCCGCAGATCTTCACGCGCGGCGCCGATTTCCAGATGGACGATCTGATGGCCCGCGCCAGGCAGACGGCCTTCCTGATCCCGGGGCTGACTATCGTGGTTGAAAGCGACCGCAGCATCGCGCCTGTGCACCACGAGTTCCTCTTCGACGGGGGCATCTCCGCGTTTGTGGAGCACCTCGCACCCGATGCCGGCATCACCGATGTCTGGCGCCTCACCGGCACCAGCACGTTCACCGAGACCGTGCCCGTGCTCACCGAGGGTGGCGCAATGGTGCCCACCGAGGTGGAGCGCGAGTGTGTTGTGGATATCGCCCTGCGCTGGGGGACCGGCTATGAGACGGTCATGCGCAGCTTTGTGAATATCATCGCCACCCCCAAGGGCGGCTCGCATCAGGCCGGGTTTGAGCAGGGGCTGCTGCGCTTCCTGCGGGCCCAGATCGAGGCGAACTCGCGCCGGCTCAAGGCGGGCAGCGATAAGCCCGATAAGGACGACGTGCTGGCGGGCCTCACCGCCGTGCTCACGGTGCGCCTCGCGGAGCCGCAGTTTGAGGGCCAGACCAAGGAAATCCTGGGCACCCCCGCGGTGCGTGCAATTGTCGCCAATGTGGTCTCGGGTGCCCTGAAGGAGCGCTTCGCCTCGACCAAGCGCGACGATAAGGCGCAGACCTCGCTGGTGCTGGAAAAGGTTGTCTCGGAGATGAAATCCCGCATCTCCGCGCGCACCCATAAGGAGACCCAGCGCCGCAAAAACGCGCTGGAATCCTCCTCGCTGCCCGCGAAGCTGGTGGACTGCCGCAGCAATGACGTGGAATCCAGCGAGCTGTTTATCGTGGAGGGCGACTCTGCCCTGGGTACCGCCAAAAATGCGCGCGATAGTGAGCATCAGGCGCTGCTGCCCATCCGCGGCAAGATCCTCAACGTCCAGAAGTCCTCGGTGGCCGATATGCTCTCCAATGCCGAGTGCGCCGCGATCATTCAGGTGATCGGCGCGGGTTCGGGTCGGACGTTTGATATCGAGCAGGCCCGCTATGGCAAGGTCATCATCATGAGCGATGCCGATGTGGACGGCGCGCATATCCGCACGCTGCTGCTCACGCTGTTTTTCCGCTATATGCGGCCGATGATCGATGCCGGCCGGGTTTTTGCCGCTGTTCCGCCGCTGCACCGCGTGGTGCAGATCAACGCCGGTTCCAAGCCCAACGAGACCATCTATACCTACTCGGAGGCCGAGCTGCAGGAGGTCCTGGCCTCGCTCAAGGCCAAGGGCAAGCGCTATCAGGAGCCGATTCAGCGCTATAAGGGCCTGGGGGAGATGGACGCCGATCAGCTGGCCACCACCACGATGGAGCGCGGTCATCGCACCCTGCGCCGCGTGCGGATGGGCGATGCCGAAAACGCCTCTCGCGTATTTGAGCTGCTGATGGGGAGCGAGGTTGCCCCGCGCAAGGACTTCATCGTGGAGCATTCGGCCGATCTCAGCCGCGAGCGCATCGACGTTTAA